Genomic window (Candidatus Zixiibacteriota bacterium):
CGCTGATTCCCTTTGACGATCCGACCTTGCTCTTCACCAACGCCGGCATGAACCAGTTCAAGGACGTGTTCCTTGGCCAGCGCAAGGTTGACTACAAGCGCGCGACCACGTCGCAGAAGTGTATCCGTGCGGGCGGCAAGCACAATGATCTGGAGAATGTCGGCGAAACGGCGCGACATCACACGTTCTTCGAGATGCTGGGCAATTTCTCCTTCGGCGATTACTTCAAGGAGGACGCGATCGCGTTCGCGTGGGAGTATGTTCGCAAGGTCCTGGGGCTGTCCCCGGACCGGCTCTATGCCACGGTCTACAAGGACGATGATGAGGCGTTCGCGCTGTGGGAGAAGATTGCGCCGGAACTGAAGGACGGCCGAATCATGCGCTTTGGCGAGAAGGACAATTTCTGGTCGATGGGCGAGACCGGTCCGTGCGGACCATGCTCGGAGCTGCATTTCGACCGCGGCGCGCAATACTCGTGCGGCAAGCCGACCTGCACGGTCAATTGCGACTGCGACCGATTCATGGAAATCTGGAATCTCGTCTTCATGCAGTTCGATCGCGATGCTTCCGGCAAGATGACACCGTTGCCGAAACCGTCGGTTGACACCGGCGCCGGTCTGGAGCGCATTTCCATGGTCATGCAGAGAGTCGATTCGAACTACGACACTGACTTGTTTCAGCCGCTGCTGGCGCAAATCGTGGACCTGACCGGCAAAGAATATCATCGCGACAAACGCGGGCTGTCGCACCGCGTGATCGCCGATCACATTCGTGCGCTCACCTTTGCGATCGCCGATGGCGGGATTCCCTCCAACGAGGGGCGCGGCTACGTGCTGCGGCGCATCCTGCGCCGTGCCGCGCGTCATGGACGACTGCTGGGCAAACATGATCCGTTCATCCACAAACTCGCGGCGGTGCTGGTCGACACGATGGGGCATCAGTTCCCCGAGATCAAGGCTCAGGCCGAGCACGTGGCACTAGTAGTGAGGTCGGAAGAAGAGAGCTTCGGTGAGACGCTCGATCGCGGGATGGAGATTTTTGACAAGATCGTCGAAGGGTTGCGCGGCAAGAGTCAGAAGACCGTCCCAGGCGCGGAAGTCTTCAAGCTGTATGACACCTACGGCTTTCCGGTCGACATGACCGAGGTGATGGCACGTGAGCAGGGGTTGACGCTCGATATGGCGGGGTTTGAGAGAGAATTGGAGGCACAGAAGGCCAGATCGAGATCGATCACATCATTCGCTGCAAAGGCTCAGTCTTATCGTCCAAGCAGGTTCGTGGGGTACAATGACGTTTTCGAACACAGCACCTTGGTTGAGCAAGTAAATCAAGGTGTCAAGGATGGCAGTGAGTGGCTTGAAATCGTTCTAGAAGAGACTCCTTTCTACGGGGAGTCAGGTGGACAAGTCGGCGATGTGGGCACCATTATCGACGGAAATCGTCAGTTTAAGGTTGTCGATACGTTGAAAGTTGGAGACTCCACGGTGCATGTCTTAGAGGGGAAGTCCGATCTTGCCATTCCGACTGAGAGTACGACTGTCCTCGCCCGCGTTGACGGCGTCCGGCAAAAGCACACCCAGCGTAATCATACAGCGACGCACTTGCTGCATAAAGCGCTACGCACGGTGCTGGGCGAGCACGTCCAGCAGAAGGGCTCTTTGGTATCGCCCGAGCGCCTGCGATTTGACTTCGTACATTTCAAGGCGATGACCGACGAGGAAATCCGCGAAGTCGAGCATCTGGTGAACGAGCAGATCCTCGCCAATCACCGCGTCAAGTGGGACAATTATCCGATCGAGGAGGCCAAGAAGCTCGGCGCCATGGCGCTGTTCGGCGAAAAGTACGGCGATGTTGTGCGCATGGTCGAGGTCGAAGGCTACTCGCGCGAACTGTGCGGCGGCACCCACGTGCAGGCCACCGGCGAAATCGGCGTGTTCGTGATCATCGCCGAGACCGCTATTGCCGCCGGGATTCGGCGCATCGAGGCACTGACCGGCGCCGGGGCGTTTGAATATCTGCGCGGCGTCAAAGAAAAACTCGATGCAACCGCGCACCTGTTGAAGCTGCCGGAAGAGAAACTGGTCGATCGCATCGCCGAACTGCTGGAAGAGAGCAAGAAGCTCAAAAAAGAGCTGGAGAAATCGCAGGCCGAATCGGCGGCGGGCACGATCGAAAAGTTCATCGAAACACGCTCCTTCAAGGTGAAGTCGCTGCGAGTGATTATTGAACCTTTCGAGACGAAAGATCAGCTCAACACATTTGCAGACAAACTGAAATCCATGGCTGATCCGATTTGTGGGTTGTTCTTTTCCGGTGCGCAATACGCGATTGTCGTTTCAGATTCTGCGCTCGCGATGGGCATTCAGCCACGGTCACTGATCATCGATGTGAACTCCGCATTTGGCGGCAAGGGCGGAGGACGTGGCTACTTCACTCAAGGCTCTGGCCAGGTAGCTCTCGACGAGCAGAAAATGAAAGCAGTCGTATTGCCGCTGATCGAGAAGGTCCTGTAGCCCACCCGCAGCGAAGCGCAGGGTGGGGGCATGCGAGGATTCACGGATTGAACCGCATTTACGAACATCTGCTCGGTACCGCTCAGCGCAAGGGCGCGGGCTTCCTGACGCTGATCGATCCCAACGAGCATCAGAAGTCGCAACTGTTGGCCTGCGCCGAAAACGCGGAGACCGCCGGTGCCGACGCGATCTTAGTCGGCGGATCGATGGTTCTGACGAATCGGATGGAAGAACTCATCCGTGAGATCAAACAACGGGTGACAATTCCGGTGATCATTTTTCCCGGCGGCGCCGGG
Coding sequences:
- the alaS gene encoding alanine--tRNA ligase, translated to LIPFDDPTLLFTNAGMNQFKDVFLGQRKVDYKRATTSQKCIRAGGKHNDLENVGETARHHTFFEMLGNFSFGDYFKEDAIAFAWEYVRKVLGLSPDRLYATVYKDDDEAFALWEKIAPELKDGRIMRFGEKDNFWSMGETGPCGPCSELHFDRGAQYSCGKPTCTVNCDCDRFMEIWNLVFMQFDRDASGKMTPLPKPSVDTGAGLERISMVMQRVDSNYDTDLFQPLLAQIVDLTGKEYHRDKRGLSHRVIADHIRALTFAIADGGIPSNEGRGYVLRRILRRAARHGRLLGKHDPFIHKLAAVLVDTMGHQFPEIKAQAEHVALVVRSEEESFGETLDRGMEIFDKIVEGLRGKSQKTVPGAEVFKLYDTYGFPVDMTEVMAREQGLTLDMAGFERELEAQKARSRSITSFAAKAQSYRPSRFVGYNDVFEHSTLVEQVNQGVKDGSEWLEIVLEETPFYGESGGQVGDVGTIIDGNRQFKVVDTLKVGDSTVHVLEGKSDLAIPTESTTVLARVDGVRQKHTQRNHTATHLLHKALRTVLGEHVQQKGSLVSPERLRFDFVHFKAMTDEEIREVEHLVNEQILANHRVKWDNYPIEEAKKLGAMALFGEKYGDVVRMVEVEGYSRELCGGTHVQATGEIGVFVIIAETAIAAGIRRIEALTGAGAFEYLRGVKEKLDATAHLLKLPEEKLVDRIAELLEESKKLKKELEKSQAESAAGTIEKFIETRSFKVKSLRVIIEPFETKDQLNTFADKLKSMADPICGLFFSGAQYAIVVSDSALAMGIQPRSLIIDVNSAFGGKGGGRGYFTQGSGQVALDEQKMKAVVLPLIEKVL